taaaatcattaccaaaaatagaaacatgACAATATCAATGGGGgcaatccaaaaaagaaaacatgacaagatcaatgggataGATGGAGCATTTAAGTAGCGATATCCGATCCAATttataatttcaacttaattttttaaaatgtattaaataaattcatgTCTTTTTGTTTTTGTACTTGAAACTAATAGAAATTGGACAGAATAACTAATAAATCAATACATGATGCTTGTGTAGGTATATTGAACGttttattactaaaaattaaaGTTTAAAGAGATCATAACAAAAATAAAGGATTATTAACattaaaatacatcaatttttagTGCATATTGATCTAGTGGTAACGTGGTTAATGGAGTTCGAGTTCACATCACtcaatatttaaatttacttgttcatatatatagataaaaaaataaaaaaattaagctaCTTCATCCGACACTGTTTGATAGAccgtatttttttttatttgaacgtCCATTTCAATAGGTCATTTTTTAAAACAGAAAGACAATATATAACAAACAACCTTACATAATTAACTctcttttcatttaaaaattatatatttatttatttctctaACTTTTCTAACAAATATAtcctcaaaaaaattattttttctctttcgtCTTATTAAACTGGGCTTGTGTTGGTCTCTATTGGAGTATACACAATAATCAATCCATAAAAGGCCTACTTGGGCCTCTATTAGTCTCTACGGCCCAGTTAAAATTGGGCCTTCATTTTGTAAACCCCTTAAATTTCGGTCCACTAAAAGTTCAATTTTCGAAAACCCCTGATTTCGGTTCCTTTCTCTCTCATCAACCTTTTGTTTCTCTCACCTCTCCAGCGGCACTGCGGCGATGGCGGCGTCGGCGTCGGCGGGGAGACGCACGGTCACGCTCGGCGGCAAAGGCTCTTCTCTGACGTCCTCCTCCGTCTTCGACGTCGCGAGCGGCTTAGCTCGCGTAACCTTAGATTCCTCCGCACTCTCGCGTCGCTCCTCCTCCAACTCTTCCATTTCCGCCGCAAAATTCTCTTTCACGATTCCCGATTACTTCACGCCGAAGGAAGCTAGGGCTTCTGTAATTCTGCTGCTGAATAAGCTCTTgctttcttcctcttcttccgCCTGCGCTCAATTGATCGAAATCCTCGAACTGAACGATCTCGGTTCGGATTATACACTCGACAATGTCGCATCAGATGATCTGGCTGTGCTCGATTACTCTGCTGCTGCGATTGCTGGAGTTTCTGCTATTCTGGATCACCGCTCTTCTGCATTGGTCTCCATCGTCGATGCCGTTGCAGCTTTATCGTGTGAGGCTCTGCGAGCTGACGCGTCGCCGTTCAATTTGATGGACTCCGGCGACGGTTCAACGGCGAAGGACGCCGTTGCTGTAGCATCCGATTTTAAGGTATTTTTCAACGGTTCGAAGCTGGTTAATTCGGGGAAGAAGCTCTCGGATGCTTCCGTGGCGGAGATTCCGTCGCTCCATGGAGATTTCAGGGATGTTTCTCGATCGCTCCACTCGAGAACTAGAGTTCAGCTGAATTCCGGATTCGGAGCTGGCTCCGCCAAGGTTTTGACGATGGCATTGGGTTCTTTGGCTTCGTCTCTGTCGTATTTGGGGATCAACAGCATTCGTCGCACCGAGCTTCTTCTCTCCGGTGAATCAATTTCTGTGAAATTGCGCGCTCGTCTTGCAGAAATGTTGGCGGCGAAATGCCTGCGTCCGGCTCTGAAAGAGATGTACGCGTCTTCTCAAGAAGCTCGATTGAATGAGGATCATTTACTGTTCGTCCACAAAATTTACGAATTGCTCGATGTGGTGAGGAATGTAGTTTCGTGGGAGGCTACAGCTGCGTTCATTTCTCTTGGAGGAAGTGAGATTTTTGGCgatagaattcaaggagacaaTGGGAGTTTGAGCGAGCCTTCAACTGGGGATAATCTTAAAGCTGATAAGAAGagtgagaagaagaagaaagttgTTATGGGGAAGGGAACAATTGCTCTCATGCAGTTTATCAAGGACAGGTTGCTCGGCGGAGGTGCAAAATATGACTTGGAAAAATGCGCTCAGGATTTCCAGTCATTACTGGATCCAGAGGATCCGTTTTTTGATGATCTCGTCACGAAAGTGAAAGAGATCGTGGAAACCAATGAAAGTCGAAGGCTTCCGAAGCTACCTAAGGTATAATGCTGTCATTTTCTCTTTGGTTCTTTGCATAAGCATTCTCTTGTTGGATCATATTGCAAAATTTCTGGAGCTTGAATAACTGAGGTGGCTTATTTAATCTTGTTGGATCATAAATGTTACTCTCATTTATCGTGGATGGTCCGAGGAGCGTTGTTATGTCACAATATTAGTTATGCAGAACAAAGCCTGGATTTTGTTTTCTATAGATTCTATTTGATTGAAGAGGATCTGTAAATGATAGATTTTGCGTtttcatttcaaaattattatcaTCAGACACTTATTGTGGTGTTTTAGTTGACGAGCAATGGTGCTCCATGAATGTGGCTTccctttcttttttgttttggaTTTCAGTTTATGTCCTCATAATTTGTCTGTCATTCATGTCTCTATTCACATTGTAGCTTAAGACAACATGGAGACAAAGATGTTCCACTATATATTACAAACTCCtttgtttctctctctcatgtGCAGGGTACCCGTGATTTTGCGAAGGAGCAGATGGCTGTTAGAGAGAAAGCTTTCACAATTATAACTGAGGTTTTCAAAAGGCATGGCGCCATGGCTTTGGATACCCCGGTCTTTGAAATGAGAGAGACTCTTATGGGAAAGTATGGAGAAGACTCAAAGTTGATCTATGACCTTGCCGATCAGGTATTGATGTAATGATGTTTGATCTCCACATCTCTAGATTTGATAACTGTGAATTGGTCTCTTTTTCTGTATTGAGGATTTGTGTTTAGATGCATAGTTTCAATAATATATTGGCATTCTGAACATCAGGAAATATTAGATGAGTCCCTTCTCGTTTTCGTCTTCAGTTTAACTTCAATACAAAATACCATCTACATTGCAGGGTggagaactctgttcactccgATATGACCTGACGGTCCCTTTTGCTCGATATGTTGCTATGAATGGCTTGACATCATTCAAAAGGTACCAGATAGCAAAAGTTTACAGAAGGGACAATCCATCAAAGGGACGGTATCGTGAATTCTATCAATGTGACTTTGATTTTGCCGGTCAATTTGAAAAAATGTTG
The genomic region above belongs to Salvia miltiorrhiza cultivar Shanhuang (shh) chromosome 5, IMPLAD_Smil_shh, whole genome shotgun sequence and contains:
- the LOC131025332 gene encoding histidine--tRNA ligase, cytoplasmic; its protein translation is MAASASAGRRTVTLGGKGSSLTSSSVFDVASGLARVTLDSSALSRRSSSNSSISAAKFSFTIPDYFTPKEARASVILLLNKLLLSSSSSACAQLIEILELNDLGSDYTLDNVASDDLAVLDYSAAAIAGVSAILDHRSSALVSIVDAVAALSCEALRADASPFNLMDSGDGSTAKDAVAVASDFKVFFNGSKLVNSGKKLSDASVAEIPSLHGDFRDVSRSLHSRTRVQLNSGFGAGSAKVLTMALGSLASSLSYLGINSIRRTELLLSGESISVKLRARLAEMLAAKCLRPALKEMYASSQEARLNEDHLLFVHKIYELLDVVRNVVSWEATAAFISLGGSEIFGDRIQGDNGSLSEPSTGDNLKADKKSEKKKKVVMGKGTIALMQFIKDRLLGGGAKYDLEKCAQDFQSLLDPEDPFFDDLVTKVKEIVETNESRRLPKLPKGTRDFAKEQMAVREKAFTIITEVFKRHGAMALDTPVFEMRETLMGKYGEDSKLIYDLADQGGELCSLRYDLTVPFARYVAMNGLTSFKRYQIAKVYRRDNPSKGRYREFYQCDFDFAGQFEKMLPDFEVIKILTELLDELAIGDYEVKLNHRKLLDGMLAICGVPQEKFRTICSSIDKLDKQTFEQVKKEMVEEKGLTEETADKIGSFVKNRGSPMELLSKLKQEGSEFLSNSEAELALNELEILFKALLRSNCINKVVFDLSLARGLDYYTGVIFETVFKGGAQVGSIAAGGRYDNLIGMFGTKQVPAVGVSLGIERVFAIMEQLQKDQEIRATETQVLVSILGDDISLGAELASELWDAKLKAEVMVNKRVTKHFDRAKGSKIPYIAIVGDQELSRGVVKLKDFTASTEDEVPRSGLVAELRRRLNIAP